From Balneola sp. MJW-20, the proteins below share one genomic window:
- a CDS encoding 5' nucleotidase, NT5C type, with protein sequence MIIYIDLDGVIADFDKARETHPLSKQTPYKGRPDKLPGIYEDLDPIPGSIEAVNSLLEDERFEVFILSSAPWDNPDAWTHKRLWVEKYFGAAVRNKLILSKRKDLLRGDILIDDLPWNGARDFQGLWIRFGSEEYPDWSAVLPVLEEQVHA encoded by the coding sequence ATGATAATTTACATCGACCTCGACGGCGTGATTGCCGACTTCGACAAAGCTAGGGAGACGCATCCCTTATCGAAGCAGACGCCTTATAAAGGCCGGCCGGATAAGCTGCCAGGGATCTACGAGGACCTTGATCCCATTCCGGGTAGTATAGAGGCGGTGAACTCCTTACTGGAGGATGAGCGTTTTGAGGTTTTCATCCTGTCATCTGCTCCATGGGATAATCCGGATGCCTGGACCCATAAGCGGTTGTGGGTGGAAAAGTATTTCGGGGCCGCCGTCCGCAATAAGCTGATCCTGTCCAAGAGAAAGGATCTCCTCCGCGGCGATATCCTGATCGACGATCTTCCCTGGAATGGTGCTCGTGACTTTCAGGGGCTATGGATCCGGTTCGGATCGGAAGAATACCCGGACTGGTCCGCCGTGCTGCCGGTACTGGAGGAGCAGGTCCATGCCTGA
- a CDS encoding endonuclease/exonuclease/phosphatase family protein produces the protein MSVQLNAKLNNDMKIGLWNIDHPEYYEGKLSQNQRFIRIKEYLKEQDCDIYILCETNAALTLDGYFAFYSDESPYINKSRNYNKPNAYYQVGVYSRVPARQRTITEPINGVLCEITNGNQKFLLYGNVITIKDRWKKDSDLTYSDRLQEQLSQFESLADEGFIIGGDLNLRKGWANKNKAYNKVKQFAKDNDLCWPTSERTDTVQHMIHSNDLITSLEIDASVQHDKVRKNRLSDHPFVRVDVKLD, from the coding sequence TTGTCAGTACAACTGAATGCAAAGCTGAATAATGATATGAAGATCGGCCTCTGGAATATTGATCATCCGGAATACTATGAGGGGAAGCTATCTCAGAATCAGCGCTTCATCCGGATCAAAGAATACCTGAAAGAGCAGGATTGTGATATCTACATCCTTTGCGAGACCAATGCTGCTTTGACACTGGATGGCTATTTTGCTTTCTACAGTGATGAAAGTCCTTATATAAATAAAAGCAGAAACTATAATAAGCCCAATGCCTACTACCAGGTTGGGGTGTATAGCCGGGTACCGGCCAGGCAGCGGACCATTACTGAGCCCATAAACGGGGTCCTGTGTGAGATCACCAATGGGAACCAAAAATTCCTGTTGTATGGAAATGTGATCACCATCAAGGACCGTTGGAAAAAAGACAGCGATCTGACCTACTCAGACCGTCTTCAGGAGCAACTGTCACAATTTGAGTCCTTGGCTGACGAGGGCTTTATTATCGGAGGCGACCTGAACCTCCGGAAAGGGTGGGCCAACAAGAATAAAGCCTATAATAAGGTCAAACAATTTGCAAAGGATAATGACCTCTGCTGGCCTACCTCCGAACGCACGGACACTGTGCAGCATATGATCCATTCAAATGATCTTATCACTTCCTTGGAGATTGATGCTTCTGTTCAGCATGATAAAGTAAGAAAGAACAGGCTGAGTGATCATCCGTTTGTGAGGGTTGATGTCAAATTAGACTAA
- a CDS encoding DUF2779 domain-containing protein, with the protein MTDNFDIWDDRAHRYLTKSRFIHALDCPTKLYYKENEEYVSAEEDNEFLKTLAEGGMQVGELAQLYFPEGTLIKGKGRYKTISSAQTADYLTDEKVTLFEAAFMYEHCYVLADIVVKDGNKVDLIEVKSKSWGKKEEDETMLTNASTVRGPWQKYLYDIAFQTWVFKQVNPEMEVTPYLYLIDKERAATVEGLHQYFKIVKDMDGRSEIELTEEKPDLDLGDPIMKKIDVSEEVNLILEGKGREPESELEAQGFDAWVRGLMELYVENKKYPTEIGAKCKNCEHRVPADKLNGKTCGFRECWSEKLGWSEDDFNEPAAFDVWFADAGKYMEDEIYKMKELTPEYYGVDESDLYSRPKWDNGYKDRQVVQIMKQTGRHEADEVILPGLYEEMKSWTYPLNFIDFEGIAPAIPFHKGAYPYKKTPFQFSVHKVHENGSVEHAAEWVEKEKGAYPCFTFVRKLKEVLDQDEGSVFMYHHYERSTLRDVRDALERSEEPDREELIDWINTLVTEGSPRYMIDQQQLVRYYHYSVHMGKSISIKDVLPAILQESEVLKDIYSQPYNGLSIKDTVLYQEDGSGKVINPYKQLPEVGYGIPDVMHEDEVKFEGSERIVDGGAAMMAWARMQFPDVSEAEREAVFKSLLQYCELDTLAMVMIYQHWKSKK; encoded by the coding sequence ATGACTGATAATTTTGACATCTGGGACGACAGGGCGCACCGGTATCTCACCAAATCACGGTTTATTCACGCACTCGACTGTCCGACCAAACTCTATTACAAAGAAAACGAGGAATATGTAAGTGCGGAAGAGGATAATGAATTCCTGAAGACCCTTGCGGAGGGGGGTATGCAGGTCGGGGAGCTGGCCCAGTTATATTTTCCGGAAGGAACACTGATCAAAGGAAAGGGACGGTATAAGACCATCAGCAGTGCCCAGACAGCGGACTACCTGACGGACGAAAAAGTAACCCTATTTGAAGCAGCTTTCATGTATGAGCACTGTTACGTGCTGGCTGATATTGTTGTGAAGGATGGAAATAAGGTCGACCTGATCGAGGTGAAGAGTAAGTCATGGGGAAAAAAAGAAGAAGACGAAACGATGCTGACTAATGCCAGTACAGTTCGTGGCCCATGGCAGAAATACCTGTATGATATTGCCTTTCAGACCTGGGTGTTCAAACAGGTGAACCCGGAGATGGAGGTCACCCCTTATCTGTACCTGATCGATAAGGAACGTGCTGCAACCGTTGAGGGACTGCATCAGTATTTCAAAATCGTGAAAGACATGGATGGTCGGAGCGAGATCGAGCTTACCGAAGAGAAGCCGGATCTGGACCTCGGGGACCCAATCATGAAGAAGATCGATGTGTCTGAGGAGGTAAACCTGATCCTGGAAGGAAAGGGTAGGGAGCCGGAATCAGAACTGGAGGCACAGGGATTCGATGCCTGGGTCAGGGGACTGATGGAACTTTATGTAGAGAATAAAAAGTATCCGACTGAGATCGGAGCGAAGTGTAAGAACTGTGAGCATCGTGTGCCAGCGGACAAGCTGAACGGTAAGACCTGCGGCTTCAGGGAGTGCTGGTCCGAAAAACTGGGATGGTCCGAAGACGACTTCAACGAACCGGCCGCCTTTGATGTATGGTTCGCGGATGCCGGAAAATACATGGAGGATGAGATCTACAAGATGAAGGAACTCACTCCGGAATACTATGGGGTTGATGAGTCGGACCTCTACTCCAGACCAAAATGGGATAATGGTTATAAAGACCGACAAGTCGTACAGATCATGAAGCAGACCGGTCGGCATGAAGCGGATGAGGTGATCCTGCCGGGCCTTTATGAGGAAATGAAGTCCTGGACCTATCCGCTGAATTTTATTGACTTCGAGGGCATTGCCCCTGCTATTCCTTTTCATAAGGGAGCGTATCCGTATAAAAAGACGCCCTTTCAGTTCTCGGTCCATAAGGTCCATGAGAACGGAAGCGTGGAGCATGCTGCAGAATGGGTCGAAAAGGAGAAAGGAGCGTATCCCTGCTTTACTTTTGTCCGGAAGCTGAAGGAGGTCCTTGATCAGGACGAAGGAAGCGTATTCATGTACCATCATTACGAGCGAAGCACGCTCAGGGATGTAAGAGATGCTCTGGAAAGATCGGAAGAACCGGACAGGGAAGAGCTTATTGACTGGATCAATACGCTGGTCACGGAGGGCTCACCACGGTACATGATCGACCAGCAGCAGCTGGTGAGATACTATCATTACTCCGTACATATGGGGAAATCGATCAGCATCAAGGATGTCCTGCCGGCCATTCTGCAGGAGAGTGAGGTGCTCAAGGATATCTATTCACAGCCCTACAATGGACTCAGTATTAAAGACACGGTACTGTATCAGGAAGACGGATCCGGAAAAGTGATCAATCCTTACAAACAGCTGCCGGAAGTCGGATACGGTATCCCGGATGTGATGCACGAGGATGAAGTGAAATTTGAAGGAAGTGAGCGGATCGTCGACGGGGGAGCAGCCATGATGGCCTGGGCCCGTATGCAGTTTCCGGATGTGTCAGAAGCAGAACGGGAAGCCGTGTTCAAGTCCCTCTTACAATACTGTGAGCTGGACACGCTGGCGATGGTGATGATTTATCAGCATTGGAAATCAAAAAAATAA